The nucleotide window ACCGGAAGGCGCGGCGCGGAGGTTTTTGGGATCGCGGTCTGATCGGAGGTGAGGCCGGAGCCGGGCAGAATGGGTGCTTTTCCCGTCGCGGACCTCGGTCCGCGTTGGGACTTTCGGAGGCTGTCCCGATCACTGAATGAGGCCTGTCCTCGCAATGTCACCTCGTCCGCGCAGGTCATTTCTTGCGGCGGCGGGTCGCAACGCCAAGGGTCGCCGCAGCGAACAGGATAGCGGCGGCGGGCTCGGGTACCGCGCTGGTCAGGCGTACATTGTCGAAGACCCAGAATCCGCCCGTGTTGGCGAAGGTAGCCGCCGAGTAGAGCTGGATGCCGATGCTCTTGCCCGCCCAGGCATCGGAGGCGCGGACGACCGGCAGATCAAGCTGGTAGTCGGTCAAGTGGGTCTGATCGGCCGTGGCGTTGGTGTTGGGGGCGAGTGTCGAGCCGATGGTGACGCGAGCGCCGGTGTCGTCGACGTAGTAGAGGCCGATTGCCATAGGAACGTCCAGCTGCATGCCGTATCCGCCGCCCTGGATGGCGACGATGAGCTGATAGGATTGACCCGCCTCGAAGGTATCGGTGAGTTCCTGAAAAAGCTCATAGCCGGGGGGTGAGAACATGAAGCCGACCTGATTGCCGTCGACGTTGTCGATCGGGGTGTTGTAGGTGGGGTCGACATTGACGAAGATGCCGCCCGCGTCGCGCCACTGGTCGGAGGAGTAGCCTGCCCCGGCCCACCAGGCGGGCACCGGGGCCTTCTGCCAGACCTCAATCGTCGATCCGGCATAGGGTGGCGCCACTGCGAGCTGAGGCAACTCGAAAGAGCCGTTCGGGACGAGAATGACGCCGGCGGGCGCCATGTTCGCGACCCAAGCCCACGTGACCAGCCCAACGACGCCGATCTTTCCCATACCTGCCATCTTCGTCACTCCTCTCCTGATTGCCTGAGTAGAGCGCGTGCGGCCGGTTATTATTCTCTAC belongs to Phycisphaerae bacterium and includes:
- a CDS encoding PEP-CTERM sorting domain-containing protein (PEP-CTERM proteins occur, often in large numbers, in the proteomes of bacteria that also encode an exosortase, a predicted intramembrane cysteine proteinase. The presence of a PEP-CTERM domain at a protein's C-terminus predicts cleavage within the sorting domain, followed by covalent anchoring to some some component of the (usually Gram-negative) cell surface. Many PEP-CTERM proteins exhibit an unusual sequence composition that includes large numbers of potential glycosylation sites. Expression of one such protein has been shown restore the ability of a bacterium to form floc, a type of biofilm.); amino-acid sequence: MAGMGKIGVVGLVTWAWVANMAPAGVILVPNGSFELPQLAVAPPYAGSTIEVWQKAPVPAWWAGAGYSSDQWRDAGGIFVNVDPTYNTPIDNVDGNQVGFMFSPPGYELFQELTDTFEAGQSYQLIVAIQGGGYGMQLDVPMAIGLYYVDDTGARVTIGSTLAPNTNATADQTHLTDYQLDLPVVRASDAWAGKSIGIQLYSAATFANTGGFWVFDNVRLTSAVPEPAAAILFAAATLGVATRRRKK